Proteins from a single region of Phreatobacter oligotrophus:
- a CDS encoding PAS domain-containing protein — MTAATATIAETDDRRRLSMLRRRLVLLVIGISVPLMVLAMGAVWQANRSERTRMEGRLVDQARTLASAVDSQFSNAEVYLRAVAASPSLAAGDWLALYQQARRSTRPGTFVAILDAEGRRILNTYFSLGEGGVALTETAGGAIAREALASDRMAISPLFRGGSLDEPAVVAAIGATTRSGQRVAVALLIPSTRFGDLIAAQNLPSDWIAAVLDGEDQVVARSRDGHRFIGTRAIPAVREALAAMRSGIVRTRTIENLPATLAVARAPASRFSAVIAVPESVFGRFALATLGPVALIGAVLVLAAVTAAMIASRSILTAVRDTYAEEKSLRAEVTESLRVRDAELEASERRFQTIADAMPQLVWSTLPDGYHDYFNDRWYQFTGTQPGSTMGGIWNVLVHPDDQARSAARWQESLRTGQPYEIEYRFKAGDGSYRWFMGRAVPVRDGDGNIVRWFGTCTDIHDKKLAEEALVAAQGQLKARVAELAQQKARLERLMISAPNLIYINDLKRRRNAYVNPQIFEALGYAPSELMGRPLKALAEVVHPEDRRRVAAFAAKVRRAADGEIRELEYRIRHTDGSWRWFLVRETPFLRDASGEVTQVLGTALDIGARKQADERQQMLIRELHHRVKNILATVQAIASATGRSASSFETFREDFSDRLVSLGRTHSLLTREAWAGAGLIDILESELAPYLGDGEGRVTLDGPAVVIPRDMTVPIGMAIHELTTNAVKYGALSVPEGQVHVTISLEGTGPEPRLGLVWRESGGPPVKTPERRGFGSLLLNRLLASQLGGEVAIDYRPEGVVARIDVVLRKDDVR, encoded by the coding sequence GTGACAGCCGCCACCGCCACCATCGCGGAGACCGACGATCGGCGCCGGCTGTCCATGCTCCGGCGGCGGCTCGTCCTGCTGGTCATCGGCATCAGCGTGCCGTTGATGGTGCTTGCCATGGGCGCGGTGTGGCAGGCCAACCGCTCCGAGCGCACACGCATGGAAGGCCGGCTCGTCGATCAGGCGCGTACGCTGGCCTCCGCCGTCGACAGTCAGTTCAGCAATGCCGAGGTCTATCTGCGGGCTGTCGCGGCCTCGCCGTCCCTCGCCGCCGGGGATTGGCTGGCGCTCTACCAGCAGGCCCGGCGCTCCACCCGCCCCGGCACTTTCGTGGCCATCCTCGATGCCGAAGGCCGGCGCATCCTCAACACCTATTTCAGCCTCGGCGAGGGCGGTGTCGCCCTCACCGAAACAGCCGGGGGCGCCATTGCCCGCGAGGCGCTGGCGAGCGACCGCATGGCCATCTCCCCGCTCTTCCGGGGGGGCAGCCTTGATGAGCCGGCCGTGGTCGCGGCCATCGGGGCGACGACCCGCAGCGGTCAGCGCGTCGCGGTGGCCTTGCTCATCCCGTCGACCCGGTTCGGCGACCTGATCGCGGCGCAGAACCTTCCCTCCGATTGGATCGCCGCCGTGCTCGACGGCGAGGATCAGGTCGTGGCGCGCTCCCGCGACGGTCACCGTTTCATCGGAACCCGGGCGATCCCGGCGGTGCGTGAGGCCCTCGCCGCGATGAGGAGTGGCATAGTCCGCACCCGGACGATCGAGAACCTGCCCGCCACCCTCGCCGTCGCCCGAGCGCCGGCGAGTCGCTTCTCAGCGGTGATCGCCGTGCCCGAAAGCGTTTTCGGCCGCTTCGCCCTCGCGACCCTCGGCCCCGTCGCGCTGATCGGTGCGGTGCTGGTCCTTGCCGCGGTCACTGCCGCCATGATCGCCTCGCGTAGCATCCTCACGGCCGTGCGCGACACCTATGCGGAGGAGAAGAGCCTGCGCGCCGAGGTAACCGAGAGCCTCAGGGTGCGCGATGCCGAACTGGAGGCCAGCGAGCGGCGCTTCCAGACCATCGCCGACGCCATGCCGCAGCTGGTCTGGTCGACCCTGCCCGACGGCTACCACGACTATTTCAACGACCGCTGGTACCAGTTCACCGGCACCCAGCCCGGCTCCACCATGGGCGGCATCTGGAACGTGCTGGTCCATCCCGACGACCAGGCGCGCTCCGCCGCCCGCTGGCAGGAATCGCTCCGCACCGGCCAGCCCTACGAGATCGAGTATCGCTTCAAGGCGGGCGATGGCAGCTATCGCTGGTTCATGGGCCGTGCCGTGCCGGTGCGCGACGGCGATGGCAACATCGTTCGCTGGTTCGGCACCTGCACCGACATCCACGACAAGAAGCTGGCGGAGGAGGCGCTTGTCGCCGCCCAGGGCCAGCTCAAGGCCCGCGTGGCGGAACTGGCCCAGCAGAAGGCGCGGCTCGAGCGCCTGATGATCTCGGCGCCCAATCTTATCTACATCAATGACCTCAAGCGCCGCCGCAACGCCTACGTCAATCCGCAGATCTTCGAGGCGCTGGGCTATGCCCCGTCCGAACTGATGGGCCGGCCGCTCAAGGCTCTCGCCGAGGTCGTTCACCCGGAAGACCGCCGCCGGGTTGCAGCCTTCGCGGCCAAGGTCCGGCGAGCGGCAGATGGCGAGATCCGCGAGCTCGAGTATCGCATCCGGCACACCGATGGATCATGGCGCTGGTTCCTGGTGCGCGAGACGCCGTTCCTGCGCGACGCTTCCGGCGAGGTCACGCAGGTGCTCGGCACCGCCCTCGATATCGGCGCCCGCAAACAGGCCGACGAGCGCCAGCAGATGCTCATCCGTGAGCTCCACCATCGCGTGAAGAACATCCTCGCGACCGTCCAGGCCATCGCCTCGGCCACGGGGCGATCGGCCTCGTCCTTCGAGACCTTCCGCGAGGATTTCTCCGACCGCCTCGTCTCGCTGGGGCGGACCCATTCGCTGCTCACCCGCGAGGCCTGGGCCGGTGCCGGACTCATCGATATCCTCGAGAGCGAACTCGCCCCCTATCTCGGCGACGGTGAGGGCCGCGTCACCCTCGACGGACCGGCCGTTGTGATCCCCCGGGACATGACCGTGCCCATCGGCATGGCCATCCATGAGCTCACCACCAACGCGGTGAAGTACGGCGCGCTTTCGGTGCCGGAGGGCCAGGTCCACGTGACCATCAGCCTGGAAGGCACCGGACCCGAACCCCGGCTTGGTCTCGTCTGGCGGGAATCCGGTGGCCCGCCTGTGAAGACCCCCGAGCGCCGCGGCTTCGGCTCGCTGCTCCTCAACCGGCTGCTGGCCTCCCAGCTCGGTGGCGAGGTCGCCATCGACTACCGGCCCGAGGGCGTCGTCGCCCGGATCGACGTGGTGCTGCGCAAGGACGACGTGCGCTGA
- a CDS encoding AI-2E family transporter → MRSELLWFLPRPEEPPEPAADEPGFFDMGDHDPVVRYATLGIFVILATAALAIARPVALPVTAGIVFGLVLGPLADLLVRRGWPHAAAAGVVVMVGLLLIIVLFAVLAAPVALGADQIPAIVDTLRAKFDGFFDMMRRLQGVPDNATRPVATETAAGSSFTPLLNIAVTSTSAAGGLLIFVATIFFYLAARRQLKARILRLCFGRDARQVAGSFFEEVETRIGSYFAVVTIINLGMGAVTGLIAWVAGFPYPLFWAALAFVLNYLPFIGPLIVAALMVGAGITLTDNAAWAMAPGAAYVVIHVIEGNVLTPSLVGQRLTVSPFLVFLSFVFWLWLWGPAGAILSTPLLLVGIVMVEVLRSYRIAHEIAQAEASDAAAGTATPAASLPFEATIQRRPRRPSPPDSRSFPMPIAAQTTTRDSLHDTSGHAEAGLRETARSAGTPLRDAASDMADGAARAGEKAAEMKDAAMDGAADVARDVNAKLKAVGIDTDVMFGAAKDQAGDLKKMIADELTERPWHTLGLAAAAGVVLGFLSSR, encoded by the coding sequence ATGCGCAGCGAGCTGCTCTGGTTTCTGCCGCGGCCAGAGGAGCCGCCGGAGCCGGCTGCCGACGAGCCCGGCTTCTTCGACATGGGCGACCATGATCCGGTCGTCCGTTACGCCACGCTTGGCATCTTCGTCATCCTGGCCACCGCCGCCCTCGCCATCGCCCGTCCGGTTGCGCTGCCGGTCACGGCGGGCATTGTCTTCGGCCTGGTGCTGGGGCCGCTCGCGGACCTGCTTGTAAGGCGCGGCTGGCCGCATGCCGCCGCCGCCGGCGTGGTCGTGATGGTCGGGCTCCTCCTGATCATCGTGCTCTTCGCGGTGCTCGCGGCACCCGTCGCCCTCGGCGCGGACCAGATCCCGGCCATCGTCGATACGCTAAGGGCGAAGTTCGATGGCTTCTTCGACATGATGCGCCGGCTTCAGGGCGTTCCCGACAACGCCACCCGTCCCGTCGCCACGGAAACGGCCGCCGGCTCGTCCTTCACGCCGCTGCTGAACATCGCGGTGACCTCCACCAGCGCCGCCGGCGGGCTTCTCATCTTCGTCGCCACGATCTTCTTCTACCTCGCCGCCCGCCGGCAGCTGAAGGCGCGTATCCTGCGCCTCTGCTTCGGCCGGGATGCCCGGCAGGTCGCCGGTTCTTTCTTCGAGGAGGTCGAGACTCGCATCGGCAGCTATTTCGCCGTGGTCACCATCATCAACCTCGGCATGGGCGCGGTGACCGGGCTCATCGCCTGGGTCGCGGGCTTCCCCTATCCGCTGTTCTGGGCGGCGCTCGCCTTCGTGCTGAACTACCTGCCGTTCATCGGGCCGCTGATCGTCGCGGCGCTCATGGTCGGTGCGGGCATCACGCTCACTGACAACGCCGCCTGGGCCATGGCTCCCGGCGCCGCCTATGTCGTGATCCATGTGATCGAGGGAAACGTCCTCACCCCCAGCCTCGTCGGCCAGCGGCTGACGGTCTCTCCCTTCCTCGTCTTCCTGTCCTTCGTCTTCTGGCTGTGGCTCTGGGGTCCGGCGGGCGCCATCCTCTCGACGCCGCTGCTGCTCGTCGGGATCGTCATGGTCGAGGTGCTGCGATCCTACCGCATCGCCCATGAAATCGCCCAGGCCGAGGCGTCGGACGCCGCCGCAGGAACTGCGACCCCCGCCGCGAGTTTACCGTTCGAAGCGACAATTCAGCGTCGACCCCGACGTCCCTCACCGCCTGACAGCAGGAGTTTTCCCATGCCCATCGCCGCCCAGACCACCACCCGTGACAGCCTGCACGACACCTCCGGCCATGCCGAGGCTGGGCTTCGCGAGACTGCTCGCTCGGCCGGCACACCGCTGCGTGATGCCGCTTCCGACATGGCCGACGGCGCCGCCCGTGCCGGCGAGAAGGCCGCTGAAATGAAGGACGCAGCCATGGACGGTGCGGCGGATGTCGCGCGCGACGTGAATGCCAAGCTGAAGGCCGTCGGCATCGACACCGACGTGATGTTCGGCGCCGCCAAGGACCAGGCCGGCGACCTGAAGAAGATGATCGCCGACGAGCTCACCGAGCGGCCCTGGCACACCCTTGGCCTTGCCGCCGCAGCCGGCGTCGTTCTCGGCTTCCTCTCGTCGCGGTGA
- a CDS encoding response regulator: MSIDVSPTKPPAAAAGQYLVTASRSLRGNGKGPETLRVLVCEDDPVLALELETCIAECGAVTCGSAPSHDEAHRLAALTLPDLAIVDLHLGDGRSGPRIAADFAERGIKVVVVSGDQTVDAVLARIDHVFLPKPLNASILQEILRHEMRRRSHPDAGGLVDA; the protein is encoded by the coding sequence ATGTCCATCGATGTGTCGCCGACCAAGCCCCCGGCTGCCGCTGCGGGCCAATATCTCGTGACCGCGTCCCGCAGCCTGCGCGGCAATGGCAAGGGCCCGGAAACTCTCCGCGTGCTGGTCTGTGAGGATGATCCGGTGCTGGCCCTGGAGCTTGAGACCTGCATTGCCGAATGCGGCGCGGTCACCTGCGGTTCGGCACCCTCGCACGATGAGGCGCACCGGCTTGCTGCGCTCACCTTGCCCGACCTCGCCATTGTGGATCTGCATCTTGGCGACGGGCGCTCAGGTCCGCGCATCGCCGCTGATTTCGCCGAGCGCGGCATCAAGGTCGTCGTGGTGTCGGGGGATCAGACGGTCGATGCGGTGCTGGCGCGCATCGACCACGTTTTTCTGCCAAAGCCACTGAACGCCAGCATCTTGCAGGAGATCCTGCGTCACGAGATGCGGCGGCGGAGCCACCCGGACGCGGGAGGCCTGGTCGACGCCTGA
- a CDS encoding extensin family protein yields MPQPQAPPSPVSTCLVRLALTGLRFTIENQPAGPEACRIADPVRLEALQGEAGVVAFPDRPLVSCGFAEVLAAFTRDALVPLAAGHLGARVTAVGTGPGFSCRSRNRMPGARISAHGRGLAIDIAWIVLDGRRETVATPSDASATRYLAALRRAGCGWFTTVLGPGSDAAHDDHLHVDREPRGRDGESRLCQ; encoded by the coding sequence CTGCCGCAGCCCCAGGCTCCTCCTTCACCGGTAAGCACCTGTCTTGTCCGGCTGGCCCTCACCGGGCTGCGCTTCACGATCGAAAACCAACCCGCTGGTCCCGAGGCCTGCCGCATCGCCGATCCGGTGCGGCTCGAGGCGCTGCAGGGGGAGGCCGGCGTGGTGGCCTTTCCCGATCGACCGCTCGTGAGCTGCGGGTTCGCCGAGGTCCTGGCCGCCTTCACGCGGGACGCCTTGGTCCCGCTCGCCGCGGGTCATCTCGGGGCGCGTGTTACGGCGGTCGGGACCGGTCCCGGGTTTTCCTGCCGCAGCCGCAACCGGATGCCGGGCGCGCGCATCAGCGCCCATGGCCGGGGTCTTGCCATCGACATCGCCTGGATCGTTCTGGACGGGCGCCGCGAAACTGTCGCCACGCCCTCGGACGCTTCGGCGACGCGCTATCTCGCAGCCCTGCGCCGGGCAGGCTGTGGCTGGTTCACCACTGTGCTCGGACCGGGCTCGGATGCGGCCCATGACGACCACCTTCATGTCGACCGCGAACCTCGTGGTCGCGACGGAGAGAGCCGCCTTTGTCAGTGA
- a CDS encoding PRC-barrel domain-containing protein — protein sequence MFRKHLVTASVATLLATGALAQTNTPNTTTTPGAQTPAQTAPATPSTRAQQMTNEQLTANKIIGISIYAPKPDAPATTGSTVTPNRNAAAPNAGGSSTGTPMGSTSGSTAMPGSGTATTTSGMTPGPGSMAITPVSDEQWRMMRDRHDSIGKVDDLAIGNDGRVSHAILGVGGFLGIGEKNVAIPLSDVKFMRMSDGTLVGFVTSTKQQLQDMPTFVRSRT from the coding sequence ATGTTCAGGAAACACCTCGTCACCGCGTCCGTCGCCACCCTGCTGGCCACCGGCGCCCTCGCCCAGACCAACACTCCGAACACCACCACCACGCCGGGCGCGCAGACCCCGGCCCAGACCGCGCCGGCAACGCCGTCCACCCGCGCCCAGCAGATGACCAATGAGCAGCTCACCGCCAACAAGATCATCGGCATTTCCATCTATGCGCCGAAGCCGGATGCTCCCGCCACCACCGGCTCGACCGTGACGCCGAACCGCAACGCCGCTGCTCCGAACGCCGGGGGCTCGTCCACCGGCACCCCCATGGGCAGCACCAGCGGCTCCACGGCCATGCCGGGTTCCGGCACCGCCACCACCACGTCCGGCATGACCCCGGGTCCGGGCTCCATGGCCATCACCCCGGTGAGCGACGAGCAGTGGCGCATGATGCGCGATCGCCACGACTCCATCGGCAAGGTCGATGACCTCGCGATCGGCAATGACGGGCGTGTCTCCCATGCCATTCTCGGCGTCGGCGGTTTCCTCGGCATTGGCGAGAAGAACGTCGCCATTCCGCTCTCCGATGTGAAGTTCATGCGCATGTCCGACGGGACGCTGGTCGGCTTCGTCACCAGCACGAAGCAGCAGCTTCAGGATATGCCGACCTTCGTGCGCTCCCGCACCTGA
- a CDS encoding transglutaminase-like domain-containing protein: MHIRYGYDITISCEQATPAILMLDVHPDRRGDLAEPDEPEVTALVGGASLVTEPFIDPFGNIARRLLVPAGGARLTAAGMIHDPGFPEVLPLDAHATMPQDLPKEALPFLAGSRYCETDRLMALAWEQFGTVPAGGRQVQAICDLVHAHLRFDYMAARSTRTAAEAWDERTGVCRDFAHLALTLCRCLNIPARYVTGYLGDIGVPAMPDPMDFSAWFEVLLDGHWHAFDARHNRPRIGRIPVALGRDAADVAMISTFGAHRLESFAVITEEVEGDRFPQTAGERRDHWQAMSRFRSAG, from the coding sequence ATGCACATTCGCTACGGATACGACATCACCATCTCCTGCGAGCAGGCGACCCCCGCCATCCTGATGCTCGACGTGCATCCCGATCGCCGTGGCGACCTCGCCGAGCCCGACGAGCCCGAGGTCACCGCTCTCGTCGGCGGAGCGAGCCTTGTCACCGAGCCGTTCATCGATCCCTTCGGCAACATCGCCCGCCGGCTGCTGGTGCCGGCCGGGGGCGCGCGGCTGACCGCCGCGGGCATGATCCACGACCCTGGCTTCCCCGAGGTCCTGCCGCTGGACGCCCACGCCACGATGCCGCAGGACCTGCCCAAGGAGGCCCTGCCCTTTCTGGCCGGAAGCAGATATTGCGAGACCGACCGGTTGATGGCGCTGGCCTGGGAGCAGTTCGGCACGGTCCCCGCCGGAGGGCGTCAGGTCCAGGCGATTTGCGACCTCGTCCATGCCCACCTGCGTTTCGACTACATGGCCGCGCGCAGCACCCGTACGGCGGCGGAGGCCTGGGATGAACGCACGGGCGTTTGTCGCGATTTCGCCCACCTCGCGCTGACGCTGTGCCGCTGCCTCAACATCCCGGCGCGCTACGTCACAGGTTACCTCGGCGATATCGGTGTACCGGCCATGCCCGATCCCATGGACTTCAGCGCCTGGTTCGAGGTCCTTCTGGACGGGCACTGGCATGCCTTCGACGCGCGCCACAACCGGCCCCGCATCGGTCGCATTCCGGTCGCGCTGGGCCGTGACGCCGCCGACGTCGCGATGATCTCAACCTTCGGCGCGCATCGGCTCGAGAGCTTCGCCGTGATCACCGAAGAGGTGGAGGGCGACCGTTTTCCGCAGACGGCCGGGGAGCGGCGGGACCACTGGCAGGCCATGAGCCGATTCCGCAGCGCCGGCTAA